The Campylobacter concisus sequence TTCTCAAGAGATCACAACCATCGCAAGAGCTATTTCTCTTTTTGGTATGGCTACCATTCGTGGTTTTGCACTTTCAAGCACCATTAAAAAGAGTTTTTCTATCAATTTAGAGCCTTACGGTATTACTACGCAAGATTTTTTAAATATCTCGATCATTCAGAATGCATTGATGTACAACTGGCACTCTAAGATCAATCCTAAGAGTCTAGAAATTCTCTCTCCAGCTTCATTTATGCTTGAAATTGGAAAGATAGTCCTTGCTCACGAGCTAGTCGAAAGCAAACAAGATGCTGATTTTAGAGAAAAGATCAAAAACATATCTAGCCCAATCGATCTTGCCTTGTTTGAAACAGAAATTTTAGATATGTCAAACGAAGAAGTTACGGCCAAAATTTTTGAACAATGGAATCTTGAAACAGAGCTTAGTAGCTCAATATTATATTCAACCAATCCAGAAGAAGCGCCAGATCATATAAAAGATTATGCAAAAGCCCTAAAGGTGATAAAAACAGCTGTAAATATCTTTAATCAACTTGATGATATAAGCATACAAAATACACTGCCGCTTCTTGACGAATATGGCTTTAGGCATGATACGTTCTTAATGGCTGTCGCTAAAGTCAAAGACAATTTGTGAAAGAATTTTTAACTTCACTACTCGTCGGCATCAAAGAAAAGGAGATATCAAACGAAGATAAAGAAGTCTTACGTAATCTCCTAAATCTTGGTGCCGTAAGCTTACATAAAGATAAATTTTACCTAAACAACGGCTATGTCTGCGGCAAGCTAGACATCAGCCAAAACGCAACTGGCTTTATCATGCCATTTGACAAACGCTTCAAGCAAGACATTATCGTAGAAAATAAAAATTTAAACAACTCTCACCTTGGCGATATCGTGTTAGCAAAGCTTTTGCCACTTAAGAAAAAACGCCAGAGTGCTAAAATAGTGATGAGTCTAAAGCTTGCAAATGAGACAAGCGTGGTCTACACAAAACGCTTTGGGGCAGCTATTTTAGGTGTAAATTTAAAAACTGGACTAAGCACAACCCTAAAAGCGACACAAAAAAGCCTAAAAATGCTTCCTCTTGGGACGCTACTAAAGATAAATAACCTAAACAACGAGATAGTCGAGGTTTTAGGAAATTTAGAAGATCCGCTAAGCGACGAGAAAATTTCGCTTGCCATTTATAATAAAAATGATAAATTTAGCGAGGCTTGCGAGCTTGAGGCAAAGGCTTTTGGCGACGAAGTTGATGCTAGCATGTATCCAAACAGAATTGATCTAAGAAATTTAGAGTTTTGCACGATAGATCCGGTTGACGCCAAAGACTTTGACGATGCCATATATTTTGATGAGAAAAAGCGCGAAATTTACGTTGCTATCGCCGATGTGAGCGAGTATGTGACTGCCTATAGTGCCATTGATAGTGAAGCTAAAAAAAGAGGCTTTTCTATCTACTTTCCGCACATTTCAGTGCCGATGTTGCCGCGCGCGCTAAGTGAAAATATCTGCTCGCTAAAGCCAGACGTGCCGCGCCTTGCATTTTGTTTTAAAATTTCACTTGATGCAAACAACGAGGTAAAAAAAGAGGAGCTTTTTGAAGCGATTATCCTTTCAAAAAGGCGCTTTAACTACGATGAGATCGATGAAATTTTAGAGGGCAAAAGAGAGTGTGAAATTTCATGGGTCAAGCCACTTTTTAAACTCACCACAAAGCTTCGCAAAAAAAGGCTTTTGCATGCATTTGACTTTAGGACAAAAGAGCTTAGAATGAGCCTTGATGAAGAGGGTCAAATTTCTCAAACCAGGTTTGAAAGCGACTCTGACTCACATAGACTAGTCGAGGACTGCATGCTTTTAGCAAATAAAGCTGCCGCAAAGCTCATCACAAAGGGTGTTTTTAGAAACCACGCTTCGCCTGATTTTAAAAAGATAGATACATTACTTGAAGATTTGCAACTTTTGGGGCTTGACCTTACTTATGAAAACGATCTTGCAAATTTAATAAGGAAGATCCAAATAAAAGCCGATGAACTTGGCAACCGCGAAGAGATAGATAAGCTCATCATCAAGTCGCAAAAAAAAGCTGAATACTCGAGTGAAAATTTAGGCCACTTTGGGCTTGGATTTGATAGATACACACACTTTACAAGCCCTATTAGACGCTATTCTGATCTCATTTTGCACAGACTTTTAAAGGCTAAAATTTCAAAAGATGAGAAGCTTTACAACTTCTTGCTTTTAAACATCCAAAGCACCTGCGCAAATTTAAGCGAACTTGAAAGAGAAGCCGACAAGGTGGCCTACGACTTTATGGATAGGAAATTTGCACGCTGGGCAGCCGCAAACATCGGCAAAGAGGTGCGCTGCTATGTGAGCGAAAACCAAAATGTCTTGGTTGCCAAGCTTGATGATCATTTTGTTGGAGCTAGGATTTTCATCACTGGATACAGTGCAAATTTACTTCAAAAGCTTGTCGTAAAGATCACAGAGGCCGACATCGCGAGTGCTAAAATTTTTGCAAAAGTGGTAAGAAAGATCGATGTATAGAAAAGATTTGGAGCTGAATTTAGCAAATGCAAATTTAAGCAACTACTTCTTACTTTTTGGAGCGGACGAGTTTCAGATCGAGCTCTTTGGCAAAGAAATTTTGAGCTTTTACTCTAGCGAAGATGCGAATTTATTAAGCCTTTATTTTGACGAGTACAACTACACGCAAGCAAGCTCTCACCTAAGCGAACAGTCACTTTTTGGTGGTAAAAATATCCTTTATGTAAAAAGCGACAAAAAGATCCCAGCAAAAGAGCTAAAAGAGCTCATCTTACTTTGCTCAAAAAGCCAAGATAATTACTTTTTATTTGAGCTTTATGAGTCCGATATGAAACTAGTTTTTGATACGCAAAAGGCTTTTGGGACAAATTTTGCGAGATTTTTTAAGCCATCAACTCCAGATGAAGCGATAAATTTACTAGCCAAAAACTCAGCCAAAATAGGCCTAAACATAACCAAAAACGCACTTTATGAGCTTTACTTTACACATAATGAAAATTTATACCTTGCAGCAAGCGAGCTAACAAAACTAAAGAGCCTAAACACACACATCGAACAAGATGATGTAAAAAGGCTGGTTTTTGGACTTGGCGGGATAAATTTTGATGATTTTTTTAATAAATTTATGGCCCTAAAAGACATAAAAAACGACTTTTTTACCTATCTAGAAGATCCAAATTTTAATGAAATTTTACTTCTAAACTCACTTTACAAAGCATTTTTTAGGCTATTTAAAATTTACTCTTACATTAAGATAAATGGTCGCTTAAATTTAGATGAGGCAATTGGTTATCAACCGCCTGTAAATGTAGCAAATTTATTAAAAACAAATAGCTTGAAACTAAATTTAAACGCCTATTTGGAGATATTTAAAACGCTAAATTTAGTCGAGTTAGAGCTAAAAACAAACACAAAAATGGATAAAGAAATTTTTGTATTATCAACTATTTTAAATTTACAACATCTCATATCAACAGCAAATATTAAGTAACTTTAAGCTAAAATCCACCCTTGCTTAAAGCAAAATCCTTGCTCACAAAGTGAGCTAAATATCCATAAGGAGAAAAAATGAAACATTACGAGCTTTTATTTATTCTTAAGCCGACATTAACGGAAGAGGAAGTTAAAGCTAAGGTTGACTTTGTAAAAGAAGTCATAACAAAAAATGGCGGCGAGATCGCTACTGTCGTTGAGATGGGTACTAGAAAGTTAGCCTATACCATCAAAAAATATGAGCGTGGAACATACTTTGTTATCTATTACAAAGCGCCACCAGCACTTCTTGCAGAGCTTACAAGAAACGTAAGAATCACTGAAGATATCATAAGATTTTTAAGCGTTAAATATGAAAATAAACGCGAAATCGCAGCTTGGGAAAGACTTTGCAAAGGTATCAAACAAACCATAAAAAAAGAGCCTCGCGAGCCAAGAGCACCGCGTGAGCCAAGAGTTGAAAAAGTAGACGAGCAAACTTTTACAGAAGAATAATCAAGGATAAAAAATGTTCAATAAAGTAGTACTAGTTGGGAATTTAACAAGAGATATCGAGCTAAGATACACTACTAGCGGATCTGCTATAGGAAATTCCGGTATTGCTGTTACTAGAAAATTTAATACTAACGGCGAAAAACGTGAAGAGACATGCTTTATTGACATATCGTTCTTTGGCAAATCAGCTGAGATAGCAAATCAATATTTAAGCAAAGGCTCCAAACTTCTGATTGAAGGAAGATTAAAATTTGATCAATGGACAGACAATAATGGACAAAACCGTTCAAAGCACTCAATTGTAGTTGAAAATATGGAGATGCTTGGCGGAAATAGCGGAGCTAATGGACAAAGTCAAGGTGGATTTAATCAAAATAGTTCGTACTCACAACAACGAAATAATGGTTTAAATAATAGCTATGGTAATGGTGGATATCAAAATTCAGCATCACAAAGACAGCAAATGCAACCACAAAATAAAAAAGTACAAGAAGAGTACTATGAGGAAAAAATCCCTGATATAAACATTGACGCCGATAATTTTGATGGCGACAACGAAATACCGTTTTAATTTAAAGGATAGAAAATGGCAGAAAAAAGAAAATATTCACGTAAATATTGCAAATTTACAGAAGCAAAAATTGATTTTATAGATTATAAAGATACTTCTCTTTTAAAGTATTGTTTATCAGAGAGATTTAAAATAATGCCAAGGCGTTTAACTGGCACATCAAAAAGACACCAAGAGATGGTAGAAAAAGCGATCAAAAGAGCTCGTCATGCAGCAATCATACCTTACATAGTAGATCGCGATGATGTAGTTTCAAATCCTTTTGATGGACTATAATTATTTAATTTATTAAACCCCTATTAATGGGGTTTAATCCTAATCTTAAATATCCTAGATTTATGTTCTTATAGATTTTTATTTATTGACTGCAGTTTAAAATATTTTTCAAGTACTATCTATAATTTTGGTTTAACTTACACGAGGCAATTAGAATTTATTCAGGTGGATATCTCAAAATATATGCTGTCTTTAAATAACTCTATAGCATCAATTTATTAGTTCAAAATAATTTATTTTGCCATATGTGCAATTCAATATCATTGATCCATATTATTCACAATTTCCACCACGAATCACATATCATCTATCGTATAGCAATAGCTATCCATATGAGGCTAAAAGGTAAGGTACTTAAATGTCAATAAACTTTATTTGATAATCCATTTGGTATCCGTACATCTTGCAAGTGGCCTTTATTATGTATTTTATTTTAAAAATTTACTGATGCCAAACCGGCCTAACAATGCAACTAATGTTAGCCAAAAAAACAAATTTTAAACACCCTTTTCTTGACATGTAATAATGTTTTTTGTATAATCTCAATTCTCTTTTAAATAAATGTCTTGCTAGCTCAGTCGGTAGAGCATCTCACTTTTAATGAGGGGGCCGTTGGTTCGAATCCAACGCAGGACACCATTTTTGGGTTTATGACCCTTTCGTCTAGTGGCTCAGGACTCTACTTTCTCTGTGTAGAAACAGAGGTTCAAATCCTCTAAGGGTCGCCAGATACTTAAATTTTTAGGTCGCTTAGCTCAGTTGGTAGAGCGCCACCCTTACAAGGTGGATGTCATAAGTTCGAGTCTTATAGCGACCACCATTACTTTTAGGTGCAGCGGTAGTTCAGTTGGTTAGAATGCCGCCCTGTCACGGCGGAGGTCGCGGGTTCGAGCCCCGTCCGCTGCGCCATCTATTATTCTTTGACTTTCATTTTCACCATTACTATAATTCTTAAAAATAGTGTATTTATTAAAAAATTTATGTTTTAAAATTTTACATATAAAATAAATTAAAAAGTAAAATCTAATTTATCGCCACTAAATCGCATATATTTAAAAATAAATCTTTTTCTAAAATTTCTAAATAATTGATACAAGACAAATCAAAATTAATATTTTTATCTCTAAGTTATCAAAAAATCAATATAATCGTAAAAATTTAATAAGGGAAATTTATGGCATTTGAAAATGTATTAAAAGCGATTGAAGATATAAAAAATGGCAAAATGGTAATTATGGTCGATGACGAGGACCGTGAGAATGAAGGAGACTTGGTCTTTTCAGCGGCAAGTAGCGATATGCAAAAGGTTAATTTTGCGATCACTCATGCAAAAGGTGTGCTTTGCCTTGCGATGGATGAAGCAAACGCAAAAAGACTTGATTTGCCGCTAATGGTTTCTAAAAATACATCTAGCCACGAAACCGCATTTACTGTCACAATTGATGCAAAGGAGGCAACGACAGGCGTAAGTGCTTATGAGCGTGATATGACGATTAGACTTGCTGCTAGTACTGATTCGGTGCCTGAAAATTTTGTAAGGCCTGGGCATATATTTCCGCTTATTGCAAAGAAAGGCGGCGTACTCGTTCGAACAGGTCATACTGAAGGATCAGTTGATCTTTGCAAACTTGCTGGCGTTAGTCCAATGGCAGCAATTTGCGAGATCGTAAAAGAAGATGGCACAATGGCCAGACGTGATTATCTGGAAGAATTCTGTAAAAAATTTAACCTAAATATGATAAGCGTTTCTGAATTAGTAGAATACAGACTTAGCCACGAAAGCTTAATAGAGGTTTCGCCCGCAAAGAGTGTAAAAATCTGTGGTTTTGAAGCAAAAAGATATGACATAAAAGATCACGAAAATAAAAATCACGCTGCCTATGTTTTCGGAGAGACAAAAGCGCAAACTAATGTAAAATTTCAAAAAATAAGCAAAGACCATGAGCTTTTAAGCGGAGATAAATTTGATAATTTATTAAAGTCGTTGGATTTTTTAAGTAAAAATGGTGGAGTGTTACTATTTTTAGACAGTAATAAAAACAATGCAAGCTCACAAAAAGATTATGGCATTGGGGCACAAATTTTAAAGTATTTTGGCATAAGCGAAATTGAGCTTTTAAGCTCAAATAAAAATAAAGAATTTGTAAGCCTTGCAGGTTTTGGTCTTGATATAAAGGGCTATAAAGAAATTTAATTTTGCCACGTTCTATTTAATGCGGATATTAACCATGCTAATAGCAAAATTCTTCACTTGGAAAATTTTTGCCTTTTACATCATTTGCGTAGGATTGCACACTCTTTCTTACAATATCCGCTCCATCAAGATAGCGTTTTACAAATTTTGGTTTAAAGTCTTCAAAAAACCCAAGCATGTCAGACCATACAAGCACTTGTCCATCGACGTTTACTCCAGATCCGATACCAATGACTGGCACATGAACCTGCTTTGTTATCTCGCTAGCCACGCTACTCATCGTACCCTCAAGCAAGATACCAAATGCTCCAACTTGCTCAAACGCCAAAGCCTCTTCAATTAGCTTTTTTGCCTCGATCTCGCTTCTTCCCTTTATCTTATAGCCGCCTTCAAATTTATAAAACTGAGGCTTTAAACCAATGTGAGCCATAACGTTTATGCCCTCTTCGCAAAGACGCTTTACTAAATTTACTTGATGCATGCCAACTTCGAGCTTTACCGCATCGGTATTTGTCTGTTTGAAAAATTTCATCGCATTTTTTATCGCTTGCTTTTCATTTGTGTAACTACCAAATGGCATATCGGCCATGATAAAAGTATTTTTAGCTCCATTACAAACGGCCTTTGTATGATAAAGCATGGTATTCATGTCCGCACTTATCGTACTTTCTTGCATATTAAAACTCATATTTAAGCTATCGCCAACCAAAATAATATCAGCATAATCATCAAAAAGCTTAGCAAATAACGCATCATAGGCAGTTATCATTATAATAGGCTCAATGCCTTTTTTATTTTTTATATCATTTATGCTTAGTTTTTTCTTCTGAGTTTTTTCATTTTTCATTGCAAGCTCCAAGGATTTTTAGCTAAAAGGCTAACAATTTTATCAAATTTTTGCTACAATTACGCCAATTTCTTAAGGACATAAAAATGGGTATATTAAAAAGGCTTGAAATAGATTACTCTTATGATATAGTTGAAGAATTTTTATCTCACTATGCTTTAATGTGCGATTTACTTGAGCCTTTGATAATAAATTTAGGAAGAGCTGATAAATATAAAGATAGTATCTTAGAGCTTACTAGGATTTTTCATAATATTAAATCAGCAGCAGGATTCATGCATCTTGATCCGATATTAAAGCTTACAACTTTAGCTGAAGAGATAACTCAAGAGGCAAGAAGTCTAAAAGGGCCAGCAAATGATAAATTTATAGATTGGTTGCTGCTTATTAGTGATCAGTTTAATAAATATAAAGATGATGTCGAGAACGATTTTGAATATTTTAGCGTTCTTGAGCCAAAAATCATTGATGTGCCTGCAAAACTTAACTAAATAATTCACTAACCATTTTATTTTTTGGGAGCGACTTGGCTTCGACAGGAGCAGAGTGTGTACGGTGGCACGTCGCTTTGAGCAAAGCGTAAAAAGCTCAAATTAAATTTAAACGCAAACAACGTTAATTTCGCTCCTGCTTACGCTAAAGCTGCGTAAGTTCAGTTGAGCCTTGCTTAGTCTAATTCTAGCTAGGACAAAAGCAAGTAATTTAGCTAGAGTAGGCTCGCAAAGTGACTGCTTGCTAGCTGAAATTTTAGTCTTAGTCTAAATTTTGGTTTTGGAAAGTGAGCCTTTTTAGATGAAATTTTCACTTTTGCTAAGCGTGTAGAGGCTGTATGCATTTTGTTTTTGGACAGGGGTTCGATCCCCCTCGCTTCCACCATTCTTTTTATTTACACTATAAATACAAAAATTTATCAGATAAATAGAATCTAAAAGAGTTCTTCTGACTCAAAATAATTTTGTGAAATATTTCGCTCTTTTTCATTGGTATTTACATGAAGCACATAATAGCCTATCTGTGTATTACTAGCGTCTATTAGTGGCACCACGCAAAAGTAGTGTGTTTTATAAACGTAAAATTCATATTCTTTAAAATTAATATCACGCAAAAAACCTACAATATTTAAATTTGCACTGCTTAAATTTTCGATGTAATAATCATTTAAAATTTGATCACTCGGAATGCTTTTACGTGATGGCATCTTGTCTTTTGCCAAAAGAACAAATAGATCAATTCCTTGCTTTTTAAAATAATTTCCAAGTGAGTCAAAATTTAACAAAACCTCGATGTTGCCAATAATTCTACCATCACGTATTACGTTTGAGACAGCCCTTATATGCGTTCCAGCATACCACGCCTCGATGCCGACCATGGGCTTGTTTTGATGCCTTGACTCTTGCACTAAAAACCTACTACTAGCGATCATATCACCATATCTGTTTAGATCCCAGCTCCTTACATAGCTTTTTAGATCTTTATCATAAATGTGAAGCTTAATGTTGTTATACATCGATGCTGCGCCAAGGGTTTTGGTTAAATTTTCGATATTTTTTATGCATTCATCGCGGCTTTGTCCTAGCAAGCACATTTGTATAGACTCATTTTGAGCAAGCAAGATAGAGATCGCCATTGATGAAAATTTCTCATCATCTATACTTTTATTAAGCTGTTTTACCTGGTAATCGAAAAAGACTCGCATATTATTTTGCATCTTTTCAGCCATATAAGAGCTGTAAAGAAAGTAAAAAAGCCCTCCAAGTACTATGATAAAGATAAAAACGATATAGAAATTAAAATATTTTTTATATTTATTCAAAACTAGCCCTTAACTTTTCTTCTAAAAATTTTGCAAATTTATCAAATTCTGGCAACACAAGCTCACTTTTTCTTTTTGGATTAGCCCAAACACTATCTGGAAAAAATGCATCATCACTAAATCTAGCAATAACATGAATATGCACGTGTGGCACGTAGTTTCCGAAGCTTGCAATGTTTATTTTGGTTGGTTTATAAAACTCAAGCATCGCCTTTTCAGCTACTAGCATCGCTTCAAATAGCCTAGCCCTACTCGCTTCATCGCAATCGCTTAACTCACGAAATGGCTTAATGGTAAAAATTTTTATCCATGGAAGTTCGTTGTCTTCACGCTCGATTTTTATAAATTTATCTTCATAGATCATATTTGTTCCTATTTTTTATACAAAATTTCTCTCTCTTAAAAGCGTATAAAGCTTGATAGTCGAGATAAAAAATGTCACGATCGCTGGTCCAAGGATCACACCCCAAAATCCAAATGTCGTGATACCTGCAAGCATCGCGAAGAATATAAGAAGTTCATTTATTTTTGTTGGTATTTTAACCAGCTTTGAGTTTATAAATTTAATAACAAGTGGCTTTAATAGCGTATCAGCTGCAAATGAGATCACTACGATCGTATAAATTGCGATAGTTATCGCTGCTGCTGTGTTGCCATTTGCAAACTCATAAATGCTAATAGGCCCCCATGCCAAAATACCACCAACGACTGGGATGAGTGAAGCAAAGCTAAAAAAGATGCCAGTTAGCACGCCGTCATAGCCGTAAAAGCTTGTGATAATAGCAAATAAAAAGCCTTGGATTATCATATTTGCAATGGTTGAATAAAAGACCACACTCATCACGTTACCAACCTCGCTTAAAATAGACTCTGTGTCATCTTGCTTTAGCGGAAGTGCATATTTTAGATAGCTGATTAGTTCATTGCCATAAAGATTGCAAAAGAAGAAAAAGACCAAAATAATAATCATATCAACGCCAAATTTAAGGCTTAACTTACCTAGACTTGCAAGATTTGTCGCAAGTTGAGAAAAAAGCATCTTAATATCAAGTCCACCGATAAATTCTTTTATCTTTGGCTCTAAAAAATTTATCGACTCAGGCATCCTAAAATCATAATTTTTGATAAATTCGATAGTCTTTGTGACATTGTTTATATCAAAGCCAGCTGCGTATTTTGCGATCTCAACCACCGCATAAAGAAGTGGGGCGATAAATAAGCAAAGAAGCACAGATGTGGTAAGAGCCGATGAAAGCGTCTTGCGGTTTTTAGTGAGCGATAAAAATGCGATTTGGACATTTGAAACCGCGACAGCAAGCAGCGCAGCGATAAAAATATCAAGCAAATATGGTTTAAAAAGATAGACCACCAAAGCCAAAGCACAAAATACAAAAATTCCAAAAAATAGTCTATTGTTCATCTTGCTCCCTTAAAATGGGATTATTATAGCAAATTTATCAAAGTTGCTCATTTGCTTCCCAAATTGCTTAAGCTCTTTGCCATCAAGCTTGCAAAGCTAGCAAGTGTGGCTAGGCTTTTGACATTTTTAGCATGCTACTGGCGCTTAGTAAATTTAGATAAATTGATAGTTTTACGTAAAATTTTTAGCTCAAAAGCTCCTATAAATTTAGCCTTTTACGTACACTGAAAATTTGCCCCGACGATCTCGCATTCATCACAGATTTGAACATAAATAGTTCCCTCGCCATCTACTAGACTTCCAAGAGGAATTTGTGCTATGTATTTCATGCTTTTGCTACATTTTGGACATTTTAAATGCTCGGCATCTTGCTCCCACTGCGGATATCCTCCAAGCAAAATTTCGCTATCTATCATATATGAGTAGTGAGCGCAAACCTCGCTGGCTAGCTCGAAATTTTGCCCATCAAGAGTCGTCACAGCATCTCTTAAATAGTCATCACTCTCGCCCTCACCTACTATCTCTGTTTGCATATTATTGCCATCATTTTGGCAAAAATACTGCACAAGACCAATGCATGTTGGACAAAATTTAAGTACAGCATCGTTTTTAAGCTCTAGCCCAAGTCGCTTTAGACTCTCTTTTTTGATGATAAATTCCAGCATCTCGCCGCTACAAAATTTACATTTTTCATCGTTTAGTGCTTTAAATTTAATGCTTGCATCTGCGTTTTGGCTTGGCTGGCAGGTAAAACACCTATCAAAAACTAGGCTTCTTCTCTTGCCGCTCTCATCAAAGCTCCAGCCTGCAACCTGAGCGTATCCATCGGTATCAACGTGAAGCTTTGCCTTCCAAGGCTTTGGCGCTTTATAGAGCTTAAAAAATAGCTCTCTTACCACCTCATCGCCCTGCC is a genomic window containing:
- a CDS encoding HDOD domain-containing protein encodes the protein MNESVFKKIKALPPLDDTVIQIQRLHADENSSISDLTKVVEKDPMLTANILRSANSPLYGFSQEITTIARAISLFGMATIRGFALSSTIKKSFSINLEPYGITTQDFLNISIIQNALMYNWHSKINPKSLEILSPASFMLEIGKIVLAHELVESKQDADFREKIKNISSPIDLALFETEILDMSNEEVTAKIFEQWNLETELSSSILYSTNPEEAPDHIKDYAKALKVIKTAVNIFNQLDDISIQNTLPLLDEYGFRHDTFLMAVAKVKDNL
- a CDS encoding RNB domain-containing ribonuclease, with protein sequence MKEFLTSLLVGIKEKEISNEDKEVLRNLLNLGAVSLHKDKFYLNNGYVCGKLDISQNATGFIMPFDKRFKQDIIVENKNLNNSHLGDIVLAKLLPLKKKRQSAKIVMSLKLANETSVVYTKRFGAAILGVNLKTGLSTTLKATQKSLKMLPLGTLLKINNLNNEIVEVLGNLEDPLSDEKISLAIYNKNDKFSEACELEAKAFGDEVDASMYPNRIDLRNLEFCTIDPVDAKDFDDAIYFDEKKREIYVAIADVSEYVTAYSAIDSEAKKRGFSIYFPHISVPMLPRALSENICSLKPDVPRLAFCFKISLDANNEVKKEELFEAIILSKRRFNYDEIDEILEGKRECEISWVKPLFKLTTKLRKKRLLHAFDFRTKELRMSLDEEGQISQTRFESDSDSHRLVEDCMLLANKAAAKLITKGVFRNHASPDFKKIDTLLEDLQLLGLDLTYENDLANLIRKIQIKADELGNREEIDKLIIKSQKKAEYSSENLGHFGLGFDRYTHFTSPIRRYSDLILHRLLKAKISKDEKLYNFLLLNIQSTCANLSELEREADKVAYDFMDRKFARWAAANIGKEVRCYVSENQNVLVAKLDDHFVGARIFITGYSANLLQKLVVKITEADIASAKIFAKVVRKIDV
- the holA gene encoding DNA polymerase III subunit delta; translated protein: MYRKDLELNLANANLSNYFLLFGADEFQIELFGKEILSFYSSEDANLLSLYFDEYNYTQASSHLSEQSLFGGKNILYVKSDKKIPAKELKELILLCSKSQDNYFLFELYESDMKLVFDTQKAFGTNFARFFKPSTPDEAINLLAKNSAKIGLNITKNALYELYFTHNENLYLAASELTKLKSLNTHIEQDDVKRLVFGLGGINFDDFFNKFMALKDIKNDFFTYLEDPNFNEILLLNSLYKAFFRLFKIYSYIKINGRLNLDEAIGYQPPVNVANLLKTNSLKLNLNAYLEIFKTLNLVELELKTNTKMDKEIFVLSTILNLQHLISTANIK
- the rpsF gene encoding 30S ribosomal protein S6, which codes for MKHYELLFILKPTLTEEEVKAKVDFVKEVITKNGGEIATVVEMGTRKLAYTIKKYERGTYFVIYYKAPPALLAELTRNVRITEDIIRFLSVKYENKREIAAWERLCKGIKQTIKKEPREPRAPREPRVEKVDEQTFTEE
- a CDS encoding single-stranded DNA-binding protein yields the protein MFNKVVLVGNLTRDIELRYTTSGSAIGNSGIAVTRKFNTNGEKREETCFIDISFFGKSAEIANQYLSKGSKLLIEGRLKFDQWTDNNGQNRSKHSIVVENMEMLGGNSGANGQSQGGFNQNSSYSQQRNNGLNNSYGNGGYQNSASQRQQMQPQNKKVQEEYYEEKIPDINIDADNFDGDNEIPF
- the rpsR gene encoding 30S ribosomal protein S18, with translation MAEKRKYSRKYCKFTEAKIDFIDYKDTSLLKYCLSERFKIMPRRLTGTSKRHQEMVEKAIKRARHAAIIPYIVDRDDVVSNPFDGL
- a CDS encoding bifunctional 3,4-dihydroxy-2-butanone 4-phosphate synthase/GTP cyclohydrolase II, with the translated sequence MAFENVLKAIEDIKNGKMVIMVDDEDRENEGDLVFSAASSDMQKVNFAITHAKGVLCLAMDEANAKRLDLPLMVSKNTSSHETAFTVTIDAKEATTGVSAYERDMTIRLAASTDSVPENFVRPGHIFPLIAKKGGVLVRTGHTEGSVDLCKLAGVSPMAAICEIVKEDGTMARRDYLEEFCKKFNLNMISVSELVEYRLSHESLIEVSPAKSVKICGFEAKRYDIKDHENKNHAAYVFGETKAQTNVKFQKISKDHELLSGDKFDNLLKSLDFLSKNGGVLLFLDSNKNNASSQKDYGIGAQILKYFGISEIELLSSNKNKEFVSLAGFGLDIKGYKEI
- the panB gene encoding 3-methyl-2-oxobutanoate hydroxymethyltransferase, yielding MKNEKTQKKKLSINDIKNKKGIEPIIMITAYDALFAKLFDDYADIILVGDSLNMSFNMQESTISADMNTMLYHTKAVCNGAKNTFIMADMPFGSYTNEKQAIKNAMKFFKQTNTDAVKLEVGMHQVNLVKRLCEEGINVMAHIGLKPQFYKFEGGYKIKGRSEIEAKKLIEEALAFEQVGAFGILLEGTMSSVASEITKQVHVPVIGIGSGVNVDGQVLVWSDMLGFFEDFKPKFVKRYLDGADIVRKSVQSYANDVKGKNFPSEEFCY
- a CDS encoding histidine phosphotransferase — protein: MGILKRLEIDYSYDIVEEFLSHYALMCDLLEPLIINLGRADKYKDSILELTRIFHNIKSAAGFMHLDPILKLTTLAEEITQEARSLKGPANDKFIDWLLLISDQFNKYKDDVENDFEYFSVLEPKIIDVPAKLN
- a CDS encoding cache domain-containing protein; the encoded protein is MNKYKKYFNFYIVFIFIIVLGGLFYFLYSSYMAEKMQNNMRVFFDYQVKQLNKSIDDEKFSSMAISILLAQNESIQMCLLGQSRDECIKNIENLTKTLGAASMYNNIKLHIYDKDLKSYVRSWDLNRYGDMIASSRFLVQESRHQNKPMVGIEAWYAGTHIRAVSNVIRDGRIIGNIEVLLNFDSLGNYFKKQGIDLFVLLAKDKMPSRKSIPSDQILNDYYIENLSSANLNIVGFLRDINFKEYEFYVYKTHYFCVVPLIDASNTQIGYYVLHVNTNEKERNISQNYFESEELF
- a CDS encoding HIT family protein; this translates as MIYEDKFIKIEREDNELPWIKIFTIKPFRELSDCDEASRARLFEAMLVAEKAMLEFYKPTKINIASFGNYVPHVHIHVIARFSDDAFFPDSVWANPKRKSELVLPEFDKFAKFLEEKLRASFE
- a CDS encoding AI-2E family transporter; this encodes MNNRLFFGIFVFCALALVVYLFKPYLLDIFIAALLAVAVSNVQIAFLSLTKNRKTLSSALTTSVLLCLFIAPLLYAVVEIAKYAAGFDINNVTKTIEFIKNYDFRMPESINFLEPKIKEFIGGLDIKMLFSQLATNLASLGKLSLKFGVDMIIILVFFFFCNLYGNELISYLKYALPLKQDDTESILSEVGNVMSVVFYSTIANMIIQGFLFAIITSFYGYDGVLTGIFFSFASLIPVVGGILAWGPISIYEFANGNTAAAITIAIYTIVVISFAADTLLKPLVIKFINSKLVKIPTKINELLIFFAMLAGITTFGFWGVILGPAIVTFFISTIKLYTLLRERNFV